A stretch of the Pan troglodytes isolate AG18354 chromosome 20, NHGRI_mPanTro3-v2.0_pri, whole genome shotgun sequence genome encodes the following:
- the DMPK gene encoding myotonin-protein kinase isoform X19, whose product MEYYVGGDLLTLLSKFGERIPAEMARFYLAEIVMAIDSVHRLGYVHRDIKPDNILLDRCGHIRLADFGSCLKLRADGTVRSLVAVGTPDYLSPEILQAVGGGPGTGSYGPECDWWALGVFAYEMFYGQTPFYADSTAETYGKIVHYKEHLSLPLVDEGVPEEARDFIQRLLCPPETRLGRGGAGDFRTHPFFFGLDWDGLRDSVPPFTPDFEGATDTCNFDLVEDGLTAMVSGGGETLSDIREGAPLGVHLPFVGYSYSCMALRDSEVPGPTPMELEAEQLLEPHVQAPSLEPSVSPQDETAEVAVPAAVPAAEAEAEVTLRELQEALEEEVLTRQSLSREMEAIRTDNQNFASQLREAEARNRDLEAHVRQLQERMELLQAEGATAVTGVPSPRATDPPSHMAPRPWLWASARWWGQAPCTAATCCSLPGSLGLAYRRRFPCSCSPLFCLVPPPWAALGWWPTPANSPQSGAAQEPPALPEP is encoded by the exons ATGGAGTATTACGTGGGCGGGGACCTGCTGACACTGCTGAGCAAGTTTGGGGAGCGGATTCCGGCCGAGATGGCGCGCTTCTACCTGGCGGAGATTGTCATGGCCATAGACTCGGTGCACCGGCTTGGCTACGTGCACAG GGACATCAAACCCGACAACATCCTGCTGGACCGCTGTGGCCACATCCGCCTGGCCGACTTCGGCTCTTGCCTCAAGCTGCGGGCAGATGGAACG GTGCGGTCGCTGGTGGCTGTGGGCACCCCAGACTACCTGTCCCCCGAGATCCTGCAGGCTGTGGGCGGTGGGCCTGGGACAGGCAGCTACGGGCCCGAGTGTGACTGGTGGGCGCTGGGTGTATTCGCCTATGAAATGTTCTATGGGCAGACGCCCTTCTACGCGGATTCCACGGCGGAGACCTATGGCAAGATCGTCCACTACAAG GAGCACCTCTCTCTGCCGCTGGTGGACGAAGGGGTCCCTGAGGAGGCTCGAGACTTCATTCAGCGGTTGCTGTGTCCCCCGGAGACACGGCTGGGCCGGGGTGGAGCAGGCGACTTCCGGACACATCCCTTCTTCTTTGGCCTCGACTGGGATGGTCTCCGGGACAGCGTGCCCCCCTTTACACCGGATTTCGAAGGTGCCACCGACACATGCAACTTCGACTTGGTGGAGGACGGGCTCACTGCCATGGTGAGCGGGGGCGGG GAGACACTGTCGGACATTCGGGAAGGTGCGCCGCTAGGGGTCCACCTGCCTTTCGTGGGCTACTCCTACTCCTGCATGGCCCTCAG ggACAGTGAGGTCCCAGGCCCCACACCCATGGAACTGGAGGCCGAGCAGCTGCTTGAGCCACACGTGCAAGCGCCCAGCCTGGAGCCCTCGGTGTCCCCACAGGATGAAACA GCTGAAGTGGCAGTTCCAGCGGCTGTCCCTGCGGCAGAGGCTGAGGCCGAGGTGACGCTGCGGGAGCTCCAGGaagccctggaggaggaggtgctCACCCGGCAGAGCCTGAGccgggagatggaggccatcCGCACGGACAACCAGAACTTCGCCAG TCAACTACGCGAGGCAGAGGCTCGGAACCGGGACCTAGAGGCACACGTCCGGCAGCTGCAGGAGCGGATGGAGTTGCTGCAGGCAGAGGGAGCCACAG cTGTCACGGGGGTCCCCAGTCCCCGGGCCACGGATCCACCTTCCCAT ATGGCCCCCCGGCCGTGGCTGTGGGCCAGTGCCCGCTGGTGGGGCCAGGCCCCATGCACCGCCGCCACCTGCTGCTCCCTGCCAGG GTCCCTAGGCCTGGCCTATCGGAGGCGCTTTCCCTGCTCCTGTTCGCCGTTGTTCTGTCTCGTGCCGCCGCCCTGGGCTGCATTGGGTTGGTGGCCCACGCCGGCCAACTCACCGCAGTCTGGCGCCGCCCAGGAGCCGCCCGCGCTCCCTGAACCCTAG
- the DMPK gene encoding myotonin-protein kinase isoform X1, with protein MVLPVQHVSRGAAEAAPAAGVGPGLPGAGAPARPSPGRPPGAGRLRTGPGQVRGRLLAVGPKSRVFQSVVQEPPTSESRAEPIVVRLKEVRLQRDDFEILKVIGRGAFSEVAVVKMKQTGQVYAMKIMNKWDMLKRGEVSCFREERDVLVNGDRRWITQLHFAFQDENYLYLVMEYYVGGDLLTLLSKFGERIPAEMARFYLAEIVMAIDSVHRLGYVHRDIKPDNILLDRCGHIRLADFGSCLKLRADGTVRSLVAVGTPDYLSPEILQAVGGGPGTGSYGPECDWWALGVFAYEMFYGQTPFYADSTAETYGKIVHYKEHLSLPLVDEGVPEEARDFIQRLLCPPETRLGRGGAGDFRTHPFFFGLDWDGLRDSVPPFTPDFEGATDTCNFDLVEDGLTAMVSGGGETLSDIREGAPLGVHLPFVGYSYSCMALRDSEVPGPTPMELEAEQLLEPHVQAPSLEPSVSPQDETAEVAVPAAVPAAEAEAEVTLRELQEALEEEVLTRQSLSREMEAIRTDNQNFASQLREAEARNRDLEAHVRQLQERMELLQAEGATAVTGVPSPRATDPPSHMAPRPWLWASARWWGQAPCTAATCCSLPGSLGLAYRRRFPCSCSPLFCLVPPPWAALGWWPTPANSPQSGAAQEPPALPEP; from the exons ATGGTGCTGCCTGTCCAACATGTCAGCCGAGGTGCGGCTGAGGCGGCTCCAGCAGCTGGTGTTGGACCCGGGCTTCCTGGGGCTGGAGCCCCTGCTCGACCTTCTCCTGGGCGTCCACCAGGAGCTGGGCGCCTCCGAACTGGCCCAGGACAAGTACGTGGCCGACTTCTTGCAGTGGG ccccaaaTCCAGGGTTTTCCAAAGTGTGGTTCAAGAACCACCTACATCTGAATCTAGAG cGGAGCCCATCGTGGTGAGGCTTAAGGAGGTCCGACTGCAGAGGGACGACTTCGAGATTCTGAAGGTGATCGGACGCGGAGCGTTCAGCGAG GTAGCGGTAGTGAAGATGAAGCAGACGGGCCAGGTGTATGCCATGAAGATCATGAACAAGTGGGACATGCTGAAGAGGGGCGAG GTGTCGTGCTTCCGTGAGGAGAGGGACGTGTTGGTGAATGGGGACCGGCGGTGGATCACGCAGCTGCACTTCGCCTTCCAGGATGAGAACTACCTG TACCTGGTCATGGAGTATTACGTGGGCGGGGACCTGCTGACACTGCTGAGCAAGTTTGGGGAGCGGATTCCGGCCGAGATGGCGCGCTTCTACCTGGCGGAGATTGTCATGGCCATAGACTCGGTGCACCGGCTTGGCTACGTGCACAG GGACATCAAACCCGACAACATCCTGCTGGACCGCTGTGGCCACATCCGCCTGGCCGACTTCGGCTCTTGCCTCAAGCTGCGGGCAGATGGAACG GTGCGGTCGCTGGTGGCTGTGGGCACCCCAGACTACCTGTCCCCCGAGATCCTGCAGGCTGTGGGCGGTGGGCCTGGGACAGGCAGCTACGGGCCCGAGTGTGACTGGTGGGCGCTGGGTGTATTCGCCTATGAAATGTTCTATGGGCAGACGCCCTTCTACGCGGATTCCACGGCGGAGACCTATGGCAAGATCGTCCACTACAAG GAGCACCTCTCTCTGCCGCTGGTGGACGAAGGGGTCCCTGAGGAGGCTCGAGACTTCATTCAGCGGTTGCTGTGTCCCCCGGAGACACGGCTGGGCCGGGGTGGAGCAGGCGACTTCCGGACACATCCCTTCTTCTTTGGCCTCGACTGGGATGGTCTCCGGGACAGCGTGCCCCCCTTTACACCGGATTTCGAAGGTGCCACCGACACATGCAACTTCGACTTGGTGGAGGACGGGCTCACTGCCATGGTGAGCGGGGGCGGG GAGACACTGTCGGACATTCGGGAAGGTGCGCCGCTAGGGGTCCACCTGCCTTTCGTGGGCTACTCCTACTCCTGCATGGCCCTCAG ggACAGTGAGGTCCCAGGCCCCACACCCATGGAACTGGAGGCCGAGCAGCTGCTTGAGCCACACGTGCAAGCGCCCAGCCTGGAGCCCTCGGTGTCCCCACAGGATGAAACA GCTGAAGTGGCAGTTCCAGCGGCTGTCCCTGCGGCAGAGGCTGAGGCCGAGGTGACGCTGCGGGAGCTCCAGGaagccctggaggaggaggtgctCACCCGGCAGAGCCTGAGccgggagatggaggccatcCGCACGGACAACCAGAACTTCGCCAG TCAACTACGCGAGGCAGAGGCTCGGAACCGGGACCTAGAGGCACACGTCCGGCAGCTGCAGGAGCGGATGGAGTTGCTGCAGGCAGAGGGAGCCACAG cTGTCACGGGGGTCCCCAGTCCCCGGGCCACGGATCCACCTTCCCAT ATGGCCCCCCGGCCGTGGCTGTGGGCCAGTGCCCGCTGGTGGGGCCAGGCCCCATGCACCGCCGCCACCTGCTGCTCCCTGCCAGG GTCCCTAGGCCTGGCCTATCGGAGGCGCTTTCCCTGCTCCTGTTCGCCGTTGTTCTGTCTCGTGCCGCCGCCCTGGGCTGCATTGGGTTGGTGGCCCACGCCGGCCAACTCACCGCAGTCTGGCGCCGCCCAGGAGCCGCCCGCGCTCCCTGAACCCTAG
- the DMPK gene encoding myotonin-protein kinase isoform X3, which produces MVLPVQHVSRGAAEAAPAAGVGPGLPGAGAPARPSPGRPPGAGRLRTGPGQVRGRLLAVGPKSRVFQSVVQEPPTSESRAEPIVVRLKEVRLQRDDFEILKVIGRGAFSEVAVVKMKQTGQVYAMKIMNKWDMLKRGEVSCFREERDVLVNGDRRWITQLHFAFQDENYLYLVMEYYVGGDLLTLLSKFGERIPAEMARFYLAEIVMAIDSVHRLGYVHRDIKPDNILLDRCGHIRLADFGSCLKLRADGTVRSLVAVGTPDYLSPEILQAVGGGPGTGSYGPECDWWALGVFAYEMFYGQTPFYADSTAETYGKIVHYKEHLSLPLVDEGVPEEARDFIQRLLCPPETRLGRGGAGDFRTHPFFFGLDWDGLRDSVPPFTPDFEGATDTCNFDLVEDGLTAMETLSDIREGAPLGVHLPFVGYSYSCMALRDSEVPGPTPMELEAEQLLEPHVQAPSLEPSVSPQDETAEVAVPAAVPAAEAEAEVTLRELQEALEEEVLTRQSLSREMEAIRTDNQNFASQLREAEARNRDLEAHVRQLQERMELLQAEGATAVTGVPSPRATDPPSHMAPRPWLWASARWWGQAPCTAATCCSLPGSLGLAYRRRFPCSCSPLFCLVPPPWAALGWWPTPANSPQSGAAQEPPALPEP; this is translated from the exons ATGGTGCTGCCTGTCCAACATGTCAGCCGAGGTGCGGCTGAGGCGGCTCCAGCAGCTGGTGTTGGACCCGGGCTTCCTGGGGCTGGAGCCCCTGCTCGACCTTCTCCTGGGCGTCCACCAGGAGCTGGGCGCCTCCGAACTGGCCCAGGACAAGTACGTGGCCGACTTCTTGCAGTGGG ccccaaaTCCAGGGTTTTCCAAAGTGTGGTTCAAGAACCACCTACATCTGAATCTAGAG cGGAGCCCATCGTGGTGAGGCTTAAGGAGGTCCGACTGCAGAGGGACGACTTCGAGATTCTGAAGGTGATCGGACGCGGAGCGTTCAGCGAG GTAGCGGTAGTGAAGATGAAGCAGACGGGCCAGGTGTATGCCATGAAGATCATGAACAAGTGGGACATGCTGAAGAGGGGCGAG GTGTCGTGCTTCCGTGAGGAGAGGGACGTGTTGGTGAATGGGGACCGGCGGTGGATCACGCAGCTGCACTTCGCCTTCCAGGATGAGAACTACCTG TACCTGGTCATGGAGTATTACGTGGGCGGGGACCTGCTGACACTGCTGAGCAAGTTTGGGGAGCGGATTCCGGCCGAGATGGCGCGCTTCTACCTGGCGGAGATTGTCATGGCCATAGACTCGGTGCACCGGCTTGGCTACGTGCACAG GGACATCAAACCCGACAACATCCTGCTGGACCGCTGTGGCCACATCCGCCTGGCCGACTTCGGCTCTTGCCTCAAGCTGCGGGCAGATGGAACG GTGCGGTCGCTGGTGGCTGTGGGCACCCCAGACTACCTGTCCCCCGAGATCCTGCAGGCTGTGGGCGGTGGGCCTGGGACAGGCAGCTACGGGCCCGAGTGTGACTGGTGGGCGCTGGGTGTATTCGCCTATGAAATGTTCTATGGGCAGACGCCCTTCTACGCGGATTCCACGGCGGAGACCTATGGCAAGATCGTCCACTACAAG GAGCACCTCTCTCTGCCGCTGGTGGACGAAGGGGTCCCTGAGGAGGCTCGAGACTTCATTCAGCGGTTGCTGTGTCCCCCGGAGACACGGCTGGGCCGGGGTGGAGCAGGCGACTTCCGGACACATCCCTTCTTCTTTGGCCTCGACTGGGATGGTCTCCGGGACAGCGTGCCCCCCTTTACACCGGATTTCGAAGGTGCCACCGACACATGCAACTTCGACTTGGTGGAGGACGGGCTCACTGCCATG GAGACACTGTCGGACATTCGGGAAGGTGCGCCGCTAGGGGTCCACCTGCCTTTCGTGGGCTACTCCTACTCCTGCATGGCCCTCAG ggACAGTGAGGTCCCAGGCCCCACACCCATGGAACTGGAGGCCGAGCAGCTGCTTGAGCCACACGTGCAAGCGCCCAGCCTGGAGCCCTCGGTGTCCCCACAGGATGAAACA GCTGAAGTGGCAGTTCCAGCGGCTGTCCCTGCGGCAGAGGCTGAGGCCGAGGTGACGCTGCGGGAGCTCCAGGaagccctggaggaggaggtgctCACCCGGCAGAGCCTGAGccgggagatggaggccatcCGCACGGACAACCAGAACTTCGCCAG TCAACTACGCGAGGCAGAGGCTCGGAACCGGGACCTAGAGGCACACGTCCGGCAGCTGCAGGAGCGGATGGAGTTGCTGCAGGCAGAGGGAGCCACAG cTGTCACGGGGGTCCCCAGTCCCCGGGCCACGGATCCACCTTCCCAT ATGGCCCCCCGGCCGTGGCTGTGGGCCAGTGCCCGCTGGTGGGGCCAGGCCCCATGCACCGCCGCCACCTGCTGCTCCCTGCCAGG GTCCCTAGGCCTGGCCTATCGGAGGCGCTTTCCCTGCTCCTGTTCGCCGTTGTTCTGTCTCGTGCCGCCGCCCTGGGCTGCATTGGGTTGGTGGCCCACGCCGGCCAACTCACCGCAGTCTGGCGCCGCCCAGGAGCCGCCCGCGCTCCCTGAACCCTAG
- the DMPK gene encoding myotonin-protein kinase isoform X10, whose translation MSAEVRLRRLQQLVLDPGFLGLEPLLDLLLGVHQELGASELAQDKYVADFLQWAEPIVVRLKEVRLQRDDFEILKVIGRGAFSEVAVVKMKQTGQVYAMKIMNKWDMLKRGEVSCFREERDVLVNGDRRWITQLHFAFQDENYLYLVMEYYVGGDLLTLLSKFGERIPAEMARFYLAEIVMAIDSVHRLGYVHRDIKPDNILLDRCGHIRLADFGSCLKLRADGTVRSLVAVGTPDYLSPEILQAVGGGPGTGSYGPECDWWALGVFAYEMFYGQTPFYADSTAETYGKIVHYKEHLSLPLVDEGVPEEARDFIQRLLCPPETRLGRGGAGDFRTHPFFFGLDWDGLRDSVPPFTPDFEGATDTCNFDLVEDGLTAMETLSDIREGAPLGVHLPFVGYSYSCMALRDSEVPGPTPMELEAEQLLEPHVQAPSLEPSVSPQDETAEVAVPAAVPAAEAEAEVTLRELQEALEEEVLTRQSLSREMEAIRTDNQNFASQLREAEARNRDLEAHVRQLQERMELLQAEGATAVTGVPSPRATDPPSHMAPRPWLWASARWWGQAPCTAATCCSLPGSLGLAYRRRFPCSCSPLFCLVPPPWAALGWWPTPANSPQSGAAQEPPALPEP comes from the exons ATGTCAGCCGAGGTGCGGCTGAGGCGGCTCCAGCAGCTGGTGTTGGACCCGGGCTTCCTGGGGCTGGAGCCCCTGCTCGACCTTCTCCTGGGCGTCCACCAGGAGCTGGGCGCCTCCGAACTGGCCCAGGACAAGTACGTGGCCGACTTCTTGCAGTGGG cGGAGCCCATCGTGGTGAGGCTTAAGGAGGTCCGACTGCAGAGGGACGACTTCGAGATTCTGAAGGTGATCGGACGCGGAGCGTTCAGCGAG GTAGCGGTAGTGAAGATGAAGCAGACGGGCCAGGTGTATGCCATGAAGATCATGAACAAGTGGGACATGCTGAAGAGGGGCGAG GTGTCGTGCTTCCGTGAGGAGAGGGACGTGTTGGTGAATGGGGACCGGCGGTGGATCACGCAGCTGCACTTCGCCTTCCAGGATGAGAACTACCTG TACCTGGTCATGGAGTATTACGTGGGCGGGGACCTGCTGACACTGCTGAGCAAGTTTGGGGAGCGGATTCCGGCCGAGATGGCGCGCTTCTACCTGGCGGAGATTGTCATGGCCATAGACTCGGTGCACCGGCTTGGCTACGTGCACAG GGACATCAAACCCGACAACATCCTGCTGGACCGCTGTGGCCACATCCGCCTGGCCGACTTCGGCTCTTGCCTCAAGCTGCGGGCAGATGGAACG GTGCGGTCGCTGGTGGCTGTGGGCACCCCAGACTACCTGTCCCCCGAGATCCTGCAGGCTGTGGGCGGTGGGCCTGGGACAGGCAGCTACGGGCCCGAGTGTGACTGGTGGGCGCTGGGTGTATTCGCCTATGAAATGTTCTATGGGCAGACGCCCTTCTACGCGGATTCCACGGCGGAGACCTATGGCAAGATCGTCCACTACAAG GAGCACCTCTCTCTGCCGCTGGTGGACGAAGGGGTCCCTGAGGAGGCTCGAGACTTCATTCAGCGGTTGCTGTGTCCCCCGGAGACACGGCTGGGCCGGGGTGGAGCAGGCGACTTCCGGACACATCCCTTCTTCTTTGGCCTCGACTGGGATGGTCTCCGGGACAGCGTGCCCCCCTTTACACCGGATTTCGAAGGTGCCACCGACACATGCAACTTCGACTTGGTGGAGGACGGGCTCACTGCCATG GAGACACTGTCGGACATTCGGGAAGGTGCGCCGCTAGGGGTCCACCTGCCTTTCGTGGGCTACTCCTACTCCTGCATGGCCCTCAG ggACAGTGAGGTCCCAGGCCCCACACCCATGGAACTGGAGGCCGAGCAGCTGCTTGAGCCACACGTGCAAGCGCCCAGCCTGGAGCCCTCGGTGTCCCCACAGGATGAAACA GCTGAAGTGGCAGTTCCAGCGGCTGTCCCTGCGGCAGAGGCTGAGGCCGAGGTGACGCTGCGGGAGCTCCAGGaagccctggaggaggaggtgctCACCCGGCAGAGCCTGAGccgggagatggaggccatcCGCACGGACAACCAGAACTTCGCCAG TCAACTACGCGAGGCAGAGGCTCGGAACCGGGACCTAGAGGCACACGTCCGGCAGCTGCAGGAGCGGATGGAGTTGCTGCAGGCAGAGGGAGCCACAG cTGTCACGGGGGTCCCCAGTCCCCGGGCCACGGATCCACCTTCCCAT ATGGCCCCCCGGCCGTGGCTGTGGGCCAGTGCCCGCTGGTGGGGCCAGGCCCCATGCACCGCCGCCACCTGCTGCTCCCTGCCAGG GTCCCTAGGCCTGGCCTATCGGAGGCGCTTTCCCTGCTCCTGTTCGCCGTTGTTCTGTCTCGTGCCGCCGCCCTGGGCTGCATTGGGTTGGTGGCCCACGCCGGCCAACTCACCGCAGTCTGGCGCCGCCCAGGAGCCGCCCGCGCTCCCTGAACCCTAG
- the DMPK gene encoding myotonin-protein kinase isoform X7, translating to MSAEVRLRRLQQLVLDPGFLGLEPLLDLLLGVHQELGASELAQDKYVADFLQWAEPIVVRLKEVRLQRDDFEILKVIGRGAFSEVAVVKMKQTGQVYAMKIMNKWDMLKRGEVSCFREERDVLVNGDRRWITQLHFAFQDENYLYLVMEYYVGGDLLTLLSKFGERIPAEMARFYLAEIVMAIDSVHRLGYVHRDIKPDNILLDRCGHIRLADFGSCLKLRADGTVRSLVAVGTPDYLSPEILQAVGGGPGTGSYGPECDWWALGVFAYEMFYGQTPFYADSTAETYGKIVHYKEHLSLPLVDEGVPEEARDFIQRLLCPPETRLGRGGAGDFRTHPFFFGLDWDGLRDSVPPFTPDFEGATDTCNFDLVEDGLTAMVSGGGETLSDIREGAPLGVHLPFVGYSYSCMALRDSEVPGPTPMELEAEQLLEPHVQAPSLEPSVSPQDETAEVAVPAAVPAAEAEAEVTLRELQEALEEEVLTRQSLSREMEAIRTDNQNFASQLREAEARNRDLEAHVRQLQERMELLQAEGATAVTGVPSPRATDPPSHMAPRPWLWASARWWGQAPCTAATCCSLPGSLGLAYRRRFPCSCSPLFCLVPPPWAALGWWPTPANSPQSGAAQEPPALPEP from the exons ATGTCAGCCGAGGTGCGGCTGAGGCGGCTCCAGCAGCTGGTGTTGGACCCGGGCTTCCTGGGGCTGGAGCCCCTGCTCGACCTTCTCCTGGGCGTCCACCAGGAGCTGGGCGCCTCCGAACTGGCCCAGGACAAGTACGTGGCCGACTTCTTGCAGTGGG cGGAGCCCATCGTGGTGAGGCTTAAGGAGGTCCGACTGCAGAGGGACGACTTCGAGATTCTGAAGGTGATCGGACGCGGAGCGTTCAGCGAG GTAGCGGTAGTGAAGATGAAGCAGACGGGCCAGGTGTATGCCATGAAGATCATGAACAAGTGGGACATGCTGAAGAGGGGCGAG GTGTCGTGCTTCCGTGAGGAGAGGGACGTGTTGGTGAATGGGGACCGGCGGTGGATCACGCAGCTGCACTTCGCCTTCCAGGATGAGAACTACCTG TACCTGGTCATGGAGTATTACGTGGGCGGGGACCTGCTGACACTGCTGAGCAAGTTTGGGGAGCGGATTCCGGCCGAGATGGCGCGCTTCTACCTGGCGGAGATTGTCATGGCCATAGACTCGGTGCACCGGCTTGGCTACGTGCACAG GGACATCAAACCCGACAACATCCTGCTGGACCGCTGTGGCCACATCCGCCTGGCCGACTTCGGCTCTTGCCTCAAGCTGCGGGCAGATGGAACG GTGCGGTCGCTGGTGGCTGTGGGCACCCCAGACTACCTGTCCCCCGAGATCCTGCAGGCTGTGGGCGGTGGGCCTGGGACAGGCAGCTACGGGCCCGAGTGTGACTGGTGGGCGCTGGGTGTATTCGCCTATGAAATGTTCTATGGGCAGACGCCCTTCTACGCGGATTCCACGGCGGAGACCTATGGCAAGATCGTCCACTACAAG GAGCACCTCTCTCTGCCGCTGGTGGACGAAGGGGTCCCTGAGGAGGCTCGAGACTTCATTCAGCGGTTGCTGTGTCCCCCGGAGACACGGCTGGGCCGGGGTGGAGCAGGCGACTTCCGGACACATCCCTTCTTCTTTGGCCTCGACTGGGATGGTCTCCGGGACAGCGTGCCCCCCTTTACACCGGATTTCGAAGGTGCCACCGACACATGCAACTTCGACTTGGTGGAGGACGGGCTCACTGCCATGGTGAGCGGGGGCGGG GAGACACTGTCGGACATTCGGGAAGGTGCGCCGCTAGGGGTCCACCTGCCTTTCGTGGGCTACTCCTACTCCTGCATGGCCCTCAG ggACAGTGAGGTCCCAGGCCCCACACCCATGGAACTGGAGGCCGAGCAGCTGCTTGAGCCACACGTGCAAGCGCCCAGCCTGGAGCCCTCGGTGTCCCCACAGGATGAAACA GCTGAAGTGGCAGTTCCAGCGGCTGTCCCTGCGGCAGAGGCTGAGGCCGAGGTGACGCTGCGGGAGCTCCAGGaagccctggaggaggaggtgctCACCCGGCAGAGCCTGAGccgggagatggaggccatcCGCACGGACAACCAGAACTTCGCCAG TCAACTACGCGAGGCAGAGGCTCGGAACCGGGACCTAGAGGCACACGTCCGGCAGCTGCAGGAGCGGATGGAGTTGCTGCAGGCAGAGGGAGCCACAG cTGTCACGGGGGTCCCCAGTCCCCGGGCCACGGATCCACCTTCCCAT ATGGCCCCCCGGCCGTGGCTGTGGGCCAGTGCCCGCTGGTGGGGCCAGGCCCCATGCACCGCCGCCACCTGCTGCTCCCTGCCAGG GTCCCTAGGCCTGGCCTATCGGAGGCGCTTTCCCTGCTCCTGTTCGCCGTTGTTCTGTCTCGTGCCGCCGCCCTGGGCTGCATTGGGTTGGTGGCCCACGCCGGCCAACTCACCGCAGTCTGGCGCCGCCCAGGAGCCGCCCGCGCTCCCTGAACCCTAG